One Plasmodium berghei ANKA genome assembly, chromosome: 13 genomic region harbors:
- a CDS encoding eukaryotic initiation factor 4a, putative: MSTKDEKFNNENDIEGNTEEIVDTFDALGLNEKLLRGIYSYGFEKPSAIQQRGIKPILKGYDTIGQAQSGTGKTATFVISSLQLINYDYVACQALILAPTRELAQQIQKVVLALGDYLKVKCHACVGGTVVREDIDKLKQGVHMVVGTPGRVYDMIDKRHLGVDRLKLFILDEADEMLSRGFKAQIYEVFKKLVPDIQVALFSATMPQEILELTTRFMRDPKTILVKKDELTLEGIRQFYVAVEKEEWKLDTLCDLYETLTITQSIIYCNTRKKVDILTQEMHNRLFTVSCMHGDMDQKDRDLIMREFRSGSTRVLVTTDLLARGIDVQQVSLVINYDLPCSPDTYIHRIGRSGRFGRKGVAINFVTNDDKEKDKLKKIESYYSTQIEEMPLEVADYL, translated from the exons ATGAGTACAAAAGAcgaaaaatttaataatgaaaatgacaTTGAAGGAAATACAGAAGAAATTGTAGATACATTTGATGCTTTAGGATTAAACGAAAAACTTTTAAGAGGTATATATTCTTATGGTTTTGAAAAACCTTCAGCAATTCAACAAAGAGGTATCAAGCCAATTTTAAAAGGTTACGATACTATTGGACAAGCTCAATCTGGAACAGGAAAAACTGCTACTTTTGTTATATCGTCTTTGcaattaattaattatgATTACGTTGCTTGCCAAGCTTTAATTTTGGCACCAACTCGTGAATTAGCTCAGCAAATACAAAAg GTCGTTTTAGCTTTAGGTGACTACTTAAAAGTTAAGTGCCATGCATGTGTAGGAGGTACTGTTGTAAGAGAAGATATCGATAAGCTCAAGCAAGGAGTACATATGGTTGTAGGTACCCCTGGTAGAGTATACGATATGATTGATAAGAGACACTTAGGAGTTGATAGATTAaagttatttatattgGATGAAGCTGATGAAATGTTATCAAGAGGATTTAAAGCACAAATATATGAAgtctttaaaaaattagttCCAGATATTCAAGTTGCTTTATTTTCTGCTACTATGCCACAAGAAATCTTAGAATTAACAACAAGATTTATGAGAGATCCAAAAACTATATTAGTTAAAAAAGATGAATTAACATTAGAAGGTATTAGACAATTTTATGTAGCTGTAGAAAAGGAAGAATGGAAATTAGACACATTGTGTGATTTATATGAAACATTAACAATCACTCaatctattatatattgtaaCACAAGAAAAAAGGTTGACATTTTAACCCAAGAAATGCACAATCGCTTATTCACTGTTTCATGTATGCATGGTGATATGGACCAAAAAGACAGAGATTTAATTATGAGAGAATTTAGATCTGGATCAACAAGAGTGTTGGTTACCACAGATTTATTAGCAAGAGGTATTGATGTACAACAAGTATCTTTAGTTATCAATTATGACTTGCCATGCTCACCAGATACATATATTCACAGAATTGGCCGTTCTGGTCGTTTTGGACGTAAGGGTGTTGCAATCAACTTTGTTACTAATGATGATAAGGAAAAGGATAAGTTGAAGAAAATCGAATCATACTATAGTACTCAAATTGAAGAAA